The Nomascus leucogenys isolate Asia chromosome 16, Asia_NLE_v1, whole genome shotgun sequence genome includes a region encoding these proteins:
- the NDRG1 gene encoding protein NDRG1: MSREMQDVDLAEVKPLVEKGETITGLLQEFDVQEQDIETLHGSVHVTLCGTPKGNRPVILTYHDIGMNHKTCYNPLFNYEDMQEITQHFAVCHVDAPGQQDGAASFPAGYMYPSMDQLAEMLPGVLQQFGLKSIIGMGTGAGAYILTRFALNNPEMVEGLVLINVNPCAEGWMDWAASKISGWTQALPDMVVSHLFGKEEMQSNVEVVHTYRQHIVNDMNPGNLHLFINAYNSRRDLEIERPMPGTHTVTLQCPALLVVGDSSPAVDAVVECNSKLDPTKTTLLKMADCGGLPQISQPAKLAEAFKYFVQGMGYMPSASMTRLMRSRTASGSSVTSLDGTRSRSHTSEGTRSRSHTSEGTRSRSHTSEGAHLDITPNSGTAGNNTGPKSMEVSC; the protein is encoded by the exons GAGCAGGACATCGAGACTTTACATGGCTCTGTTCACGTCACGCTGTGTGGGACTCCCAAGGGAAACCGGCCTGTCATCCTCACCTACCATGACATTGGCATGAACC ACAAAACCTGCTACAACCCCCTCTTCAACTACGAGGACATGCAGGAGATCACCCAGCACTTTGCCGTCTGCCACGTGGACGCCCCTGGCCAGCAGGACGGTGCAGCCTCCTTCCCCGCAGG GTACATGTACCCGTCCATGGATCAGCTGGCTGAAATGCTTCCTGGAGTCCTTCAACAGTTTGG GCTGAAAAGCATTATTGGCATGGGAACAGGAGCAGGCGCCTACATCCTAACTCGATTTGCT CTAAACAACCCTGAGATGGTAGAGGGCCTCGTCCTTATCAACGTGAACCCTTGTGCGGAAGGCTGGATGGACTGGGCCGCCTCCAAG ATCTCCGGATGGACCCAAGCCctgccggacatggtggtgtcCCACCTCTTTGGGAAG GAAGAAATGCAGAGTAACGTGGAAGTGGTCCACACCTACCGCCAGCACATCGTGAATGACATGAACCCCGGCAACCTGCACCTGTTCATCAACGCCTACAACAG CCGGCGCGACCTGGAGATTGAGCGACCAATGCCGGGAACCCACACAGTCACCCTGCA GTGTCCTGCTCTGTTGGTGGTTGGGGACAGCTCGCCTGCAGTGGATGCCGTG GTGGAGTGCAACTCGAAATTGGACCCAACAAAGACCACTCTCCTCAAG ATGGCGGACTGTGGCGGCCTCCCGCAGATCTCCCAG CCGGCCAAGCTCGCTGAGGCCTTCAAGTACTTCGTGCAGGGCATGGGATACA TGCCCTCGGCTAGCATGACCCGCCTGATGCGGTCTCGCACAGCCTCTGGTTCCAGTGTCACTTCTCTGGATGGCACCCGCAGCCGCTCCCACACCAGCGAGGGCACCCGCAGCCGCTCCCACACCAGCGAGGGCACCCGCAGCCGCTCCCACACCAGCGAGGGGGCCCACCTGGACATCACCCCCAACTCGGGTACTGCCGGGAACAACACCGGGCCCAAGTCCATGGAGGTCTCCTGCTAG